From Prevotella melaninogenica, the proteins below share one genomic window:
- a CDS encoding outer membrane protein assembly factor BamD, which yields MKKRILIGLCAVLLLTSCAHEYNQVYKTTNNDYKYEFAKECFAKGKYGFAVPLLQDLVTIEKGTDNAQECLYMLAMAEYSLKDYQAASETFKKYYQTYPRGQYAEMASFYIGQSLFEGTPEPRLDQTPTVAAIAAFQEYLDIFPNGKMKETAQQRLFSLQDKLVRKEYLNAKLYYNLGSYFGNCTSGGNNYEACIITAQNALNDYPYSDLRENFAILIMKSKFELAQMSVEEKKVQRFQDAEDECYGFINEYPESKERKTAEDYIKKCKQITKD from the coding sequence ATGAAGAAAAGAATTCTTATTGGTCTTTGTGCCGTTTTACTGTTGACAAGTTGCGCACACGAATATAATCAAGTTTACAAGACAACAAACAACGATTATAAATACGAATTTGCAAAGGAATGCTTTGCAAAAGGAAAGTATGGCTTTGCCGTACCTCTTTTGCAAGACCTTGTGACTATCGAGAAAGGTACTGATAACGCACAGGAATGTCTCTATATGCTCGCTATGGCAGAGTATTCCTTGAAGGATTATCAAGCTGCTTCAGAAACATTTAAGAAGTATTATCAGACTTACCCACGTGGTCAGTATGCTGAAATGGCATCCTTCTACATTGGGCAGAGTCTCTTTGAAGGAACCCCTGAGCCACGTCTTGACCAGACTCCTACCGTCGCAGCCATCGCAGCTTTCCAAGAGTATTTGGATATCTTCCCAAATGGCAAGATGAAAGAAACTGCTCAGCAACGACTCTTTTCTTTACAGGATAAACTTGTCCGAAAGGAGTATCTCAATGCAAAGTTATATTATAACCTTGGCTCTTACTTTGGTAACTGCACCAGTGGTGGTAATAACTATGAGGCTTGTATCATCACCGCACAGAATGCTTTGAACGATTATCCTTATAGCGACTTACGCGAGAACTTCGCTATCCTTATTATGAAGAGTAAGTTTGAATTAGCTCAAATGAGTGTTGAGGAAAAGAAAGTACAACGTTTCCAGGATGCTGAAGACGAGTGCTACGGATTTATCAACGAGTACCCAGAGTCTAAGGAACGTAAGACAGCTGAGGATTATATCAAGAAATGTAAGCAAATTACAAAAGATTAA
- a CDS encoding DNA-directed RNA polymerase subunit omega yields MDYRKSKAPSNTVTRDVQELWKDTGNIYESVAIIAKRANQISVEIKQDLSKKLAEFASYNDSLDEVFENREQIEISRYYEKLPKPTLLATQEFVDGDVYWRDPSKDALNEEED; encoded by the coding sequence ATGGATTACAGGAAGTCAAAAGCACCGTCAAATACGGTAACCCGAGATGTTCAGGAACTTTGGAAAGATACTGGTAACATCTATGAGAGTGTTGCTATCATAGCAAAGAGAGCAAACCAAATCTCGGTTGAAATTAAGCAGGACTTGAGTAAGAAACTTGCTGAGTTTGCTTCTTATAACGATTCTCTTGACGAGGTATTCGAGAACCGTGAGCAGATTGAAATTAGCCGTTACTACGAGAAACTACCTAAGCCAACATTGTTAGCTACTCAGGAGTTCGTCGATGGTGACGTTTATTGGCGCGATCCTTCTAAGGATGCTCTGAACGAGGAAGAAGATTAA
- a CDS encoding DUF4293 domain-containing protein: MIQRKQTVFLFLALLTTIACLCLPVGSFEPKGMGAESMLMNLWISDANGGKDFNVWALFAILLVTCPINLFAIFDYHNRKRQARFCTFSMLMIIGWYVVYGVFSQVLMTGFDFHIKFAACLPLVAFILLWLARHSILADEALVRAADRIR, translated from the coding sequence ATGATACAGAGGAAACAAACTGTATTCCTGTTTCTTGCATTGCTTACTACCATTGCGTGTCTCTGTCTACCTGTAGGTAGCTTTGAACCAAAGGGTATGGGTGCAGAGAGCATGTTAATGAATCTCTGGATAAGCGATGCTAACGGTGGTAAGGACTTTAACGTATGGGCGTTGTTTGCTATTCTTTTAGTAACTTGTCCTATCAACCTCTTCGCCATCTTCGACTATCATAACCGCAAGCGTCAGGCTCGTTTCTGTACGTTCTCCATGTTAATGATTATTGGTTGGTATGTGGTTTATGGTGTGTTCAGCCAAGTATTGATGACTGGCTTCGACTTCCACATAAAGTTTGCAGCCTGTCTTCCACTCGTAGCCTTCATCCTCTTGTGGCTTGCACGCCACTCTATCCTTGCTGATGAAGCCTTGGTAAGAGCAGCTGACAGAATCAGATAA
- the udk gene encoding uridine kinase, protein MKDKITIIGIAGGTGSGKTTVVKKIVESLPPHYVAVVPLDSYYNDTTELTDEERKAINFDHPDAFDWKLLIKQVNELREGRAVEQPTYSYILSNRLPETIHVEPKPVIIVEGIMALSNKRLRDMMDLKIFVDCDPDERLIRNIQRDTIDRGRTVSMVVDRYLEVLKPMHEQFIEPTKRYADVIIPQGGENVKGINILCKYIEGLMPEDKSLSDM, encoded by the coding sequence ATGAAGGATAAAATAACTATTATAGGAATAGCTGGTGGTACTGGTTCGGGAAAGACCACCGTAGTGAAGAAAATCGTAGAGAGTCTTCCTCCTCATTATGTGGCTGTTGTGCCGTTGGATTCTTATTATAATGACACGACAGAACTTACCGATGAAGAGCGCAAGGCAATCAATTTCGACCATCCAGACGCCTTTGATTGGAAACTACTCATTAAGCAGGTGAATGAGTTGCGTGAGGGAAGAGCTGTTGAACAGCCAACATATAGTTATATTCTCAGCAATCGCTTGCCAGAGACTATTCATGTAGAGCCAAAGCCTGTAATCATCGTTGAGGGTATTATGGCATTGAGTAACAAGCGTCTGCGTGATATGATGGATCTCAAGATTTTTGTTGATTGTGATCCTGATGAGCGCCTTATCCGTAATATTCAGCGTGATACGATAGACCGTGGTCGTACAGTTTCAATGGTTGTAGACCGCTATCTGGAAGTATTGAAGCCAATGCATGAACAGTTCATCGAGCCTACTAAGCGTTATGCTGACGTGATTATCCCACAGGGTGGCGAGAATGTAAAGGGTATCAACATCCTCTGTAAGTATATCGAAGGTTTAATGCCAGAGGATAAAAGCTTATCCGATATGTAA